In a single window of the Methanolobus psychrophilus R15 genome:
- a CDS encoding histidine biosynthesis protein: MYELNMFRILFVLDVFNRTVVHAQGGNRREYKPIHFSSRICDSSDAIRIVDTVKPREVYIADLNLLEDIGKREKNFEVIQEVSRRAKTMVDAGITSLSETEDILEIVPTIVLGTETASIETIEKVSVNNPGRAVVSIDKKYGRILTKDPAMPDDPFEIVKILNRFNLQDIIILDLDRVGTTSGVDSQFLSKIASISEHNVLLGGGVRNIEDIETLERIGIEGALIATALHNGSLPLEKVQ, from the coding sequence ATGTATGAATTAAATATGTTTCGTATCCTTTTTGTTCTTGACGTTTTCAACCGGACGGTAGTTCATGCGCAGGGCGGAAACAGGAGGGAATACAAGCCCATTCACTTTTCCAGCCGCATTTGCGATAGTTCGGATGCTATCAGGATAGTTGATACAGTAAAACCTAGAGAGGTATACATTGCCGACTTAAATCTCCTGGAAGATATAGGCAAGAGGGAAAAGAACTTTGAAGTCATCCAGGAAGTATCCCGAAGGGCGAAGACAATGGTTGATGCCGGAATAACATCCCTTTCCGAAACAGAGGACATACTGGAGATAGTACCCACAATCGTACTTGGCACTGAAACAGCCTCCATTGAAACAATAGAGAAGGTGTCTGTAAATAATCCGGGCCGTGCTGTAGTCAGCATTGACAAAAAATACGGCAGGATACTCACCAAGGATCCCGCTATGCCGGATGACCCCTTTGAGATAGTAAAGATACTCAACAGGTTCAATCTGCAGGACATAATAATCCTGGACCTTGACAGGGTTGGTACAACAAGCGGCGTAGACTCACAATTCTTAAGTAAAATAGCATCAATCTCAGAGCACAATGTACTTCTTGGCGGAGGGGTTCGCAACATCGAGGATATAGAAACACTTGAAAGAATAGGCATTGAGGGTGCTCTTATAGCAACTGCTCTGCATAATGGTTCACTTCCCCTTGAGAAAGTACAATAA
- a CDS encoding PAS/PAC sensor signal transduction histidine kinase: MDNTGQRFDSMVLQDAPVGICIFDKDDNFVFFNKEMESISGMSSCDVIGKSLFHSIPDYTLGGKANFRQFYLDTKHSLQRSSRQNVPIITPNNILSYQSISLVPLFGEDGSYYGMVCYVEEVSDYCLRERGLLDKLSDVDKLESIYREVPVIVLKWSSEEGWPVLFVSENISQLGYTKEELESENMHYIDMIHPQDRAKLLQGMSRFTEEGEAYFSHEYRLLRKTGEFLWVRELSLLHKDEQGKPLRFEGIILDISDKKKYEEELEKHTAELEQLNALKDLFSDIIRHDLLTPAGTIKGYVEILQEMESDKEKLNLLKVIEASTKRLIDLIESASKYEKLNSIDEIDYYYTDLVNLFRSTLLDFTSYSQEKNTTLNLSSEGPCYSNVNPLVSEVFANLLSNAVKYSPENGRIDISFLTDADTIRVTVTDQGDGIPDENKTSVFNRFKRLEKKGVKGTGLGLAIVKRIMEMHCGGYGVEDNPDGKGSVFWVTFSKAACNPDRPKAR, from the coding sequence TTGGATAATACAGGACAGAGATTCGATTCTATGGTTCTGCAGGATGCTCCGGTGGGTATATGCATCTTTGATAAAGATGATAACTTTGTTTTCTTCAATAAAGAAATGGAATCTATTTCGGGAATGTCATCCTGTGATGTTATCGGTAAGAGCCTGTTCCATTCAATTCCGGACTATACTCTTGGAGGGAAAGCAAACTTCAGGCAGTTCTATCTGGATACTAAACATTCCCTTCAGAGATCTTCCCGGCAAAATGTGCCCATAATTACTCCTAATAATATACTTAGCTATCAATCAATATCCCTTGTACCATTATTTGGTGAAGATGGCAGTTACTATGGAATGGTCTGTTACGTTGAAGAAGTCAGCGACTATTGCCTTAGAGAAAGGGGTTTGCTTGATAAGTTATCCGATGTCGACAAGCTCGAATCAATCTATCGGGAGGTCCCTGTGATTGTTCTGAAATGGTCCTCTGAAGAGGGGTGGCCTGTTCTGTTCGTGTCAGAGAACATTTCTCAGCTTGGTTACACCAAAGAGGAACTCGAATCAGAGAACATGCATTATATTGATATGATCCACCCGCAGGACCGGGCTAAACTGCTCCAGGGTATGTCCAGATTCACAGAGGAAGGTGAAGCATACTTTTCTCATGAATACAGGCTTTTGAGGAAAACAGGCGAGTTTCTCTGGGTTCGCGAACTTTCCCTGCTTCACAAGGATGAGCAGGGTAAACCTTTAAGATTTGAAGGGATAATACTGGATATCAGCGATAAGAAAAAATATGAGGAGGAGCTTGAGAAACACACTGCAGAACTGGAACAGCTGAATGCATTAAAGGATCTCTTTTCAGACATCATCAGACATGACCTGCTTACTCCTGCCGGCACCATCAAAGGCTATGTTGAGATCTTGCAGGAAATGGAAAGTGACAAGGAAAAGCTCAATTTGCTTAAAGTGATAGAAGCTAGCACTAAAAGGCTCATTGATCTCATTGAGAGTGCTTCCAAATATGAGAAGCTGAACAGCATTGATGAGATAGACTATTATTATACTGATCTTGTGAACCTGTTCAGGAGCACTTTGCTGGATTTCACATCCTACTCACAGGAAAAGAATACAACCCTGAACCTTTCTTCAGAAGGTCCATGTTATTCCAATGTAAATCCTTTAGTGAGCGAAGTATTTGCAAATCTTCTGTCAAATGCTGTCAAGTACAGTCCGGAAAATGGAAGAATAGATATCTCTTTCCTGACAGATGCTGATACTATCAGGGTTACAGTGACTGATCAGGGCGATGGAATTCCTGATGAGAATAAGACCTCGGTTTTCAATCGTTTCAAGCGCCTGGAAAAGAAAGGTGTCAAGGGCACAGGTCTTGGACTTGCGATCGTGAAACGCATAATGGAAATGCACTGCGGCGGTTATGGAGTCGAGGATAATCCCGATGGAAAAGGCAGTGTTTTCTGGGTCACATTCAGCAAAGCTGCATGTAACCCGGATAGGCCTAAAGCTCGTTAG
- the tmk gene encoding thymidylate kinase, producing the protein MTLQGRFKDPLQWIQDIHKEWTIVPDLTILFDIDPMAAVARCGARGDKTKFEKVGFLEGVRNNYLRLAEENPSSFVIIDAARSTDKIESDVIRTISSYL; encoded by the coding sequence ATGACACTACAAGGCAGGTTCAAAGACCCCCTGCAATGGATACAGGACATCCACAAAGAGTGGACTATAGTACCGGATCTGACAATTCTTTTTGATATCGACCCCATGGCAGCAGTTGCACGATGTGGCGCCAGAGGCGATAAGACCAAGTTCGAGAAAGTCGGCTTCCTGGAGGGTGTCAGGAATAACTACTTACGCCTGGCTGAAGAAAACCCCTCATCTTTTGTTATAATAGATGCCGCCAGAAGTACTGATAAGATCGAGTCTGATGTAATCAGGACGATTTCTTCATATTTGTGA
- a CDS encoding PHP domain-containing protein has protein sequence MDNAEIADILSRMSRLLEFKGEDPFKIMAYEKAARSIKKLEMDIDSIHQEGHLSDVPGVGKAIEDKIKELLTTGTFEAYERILAEIPSGIIEIMDISGIGPKTAKILYERLGIESIGELIKAAEEHRIRRLPRMGPKQEERILKAARNRVQSSDFRRTPLAVATAIARQITEELSASPYIDTVVPAGSLRRRKETVGNIDLVALSDEPEKAVDAFMHLEKTAPVPEVLDIYEGSTHAAIVHESGIRVDLYVGSRGYCGSLIQYLTGSKEHNIHLQEVARAKGYTISKSGSISKGKPVETEGPRNKAREFSNEAELYESLGLGYLQPELREDRGEVEASLEGRLPVLIERRDIKGDLHVHSRWSDGRNTIEELALHARGLGYEYIAITDHSPSTGVANGLSEEKLLEHIREIDEINDRIDGIKLLSGTECDIRSDGRLDYSNDVLEGLDIVVVAVHAGLEQGRKSMTKRVIAALENEHVDILAHPTGRKFGKRSGYDIDMEKVMQAAFDNDKVLEINSSPSRLDLNDMHARMAKELGVKIAINTDTHSIAHFDNIDYGIDVARRAWLEPADVVNTRGLKEICSMLRI, from the coding sequence ATGGACAATGCTGAGATCGCGGATATCCTCAGCCGTATGAGCAGGCTGCTGGAATTCAAGGGAGAGGATCCCTTTAAGATAATGGCCTACGAAAAAGCTGCCAGGAGCATCAAAAAACTTGAAATGGATATAGACAGCATCCATCAAGAAGGCCACCTTTCAGACGTACCCGGTGTGGGGAAAGCCATTGAGGACAAGATAAAGGAATTACTGACCACAGGGACCTTCGAGGCGTATGAGAGAATTCTGGCAGAAATCCCTTCAGGGATAATCGAAATAATGGATATATCCGGCATCGGCCCGAAAACTGCAAAGATCCTGTATGAAAGACTTGGCATCGAATCCATAGGAGAACTTATCAAAGCAGCAGAAGAGCATCGTATCCGCCGGCTCCCGCGTATGGGGCCAAAACAGGAGGAAAGAATCCTGAAAGCAGCCAGGAACCGGGTCCAAAGCAGTGATTTCAGGAGAACTCCTCTTGCAGTTGCGACCGCCATTGCACGACAGATCACTGAAGAACTGAGCGCCAGCCCATATATCGACACAGTAGTACCTGCCGGAAGCCTTCGGCGAAGAAAGGAAACAGTTGGTAATATCGACCTTGTTGCCCTTTCCGATGAACCTGAAAAAGCCGTTGATGCGTTCATGCATCTCGAAAAAACTGCCCCGGTGCCGGAAGTTTTGGATATATATGAGGGAAGTACACATGCGGCCATAGTCCATGAAAGCGGTATAAGGGTAGACCTGTATGTAGGCTCCCGGGGTTACTGCGGTTCACTGATTCAGTACCTTACAGGTTCAAAAGAACATAATATACACCTGCAGGAAGTGGCGCGTGCTAAAGGATACACTATCAGCAAGAGTGGATCGATCAGTAAAGGAAAACCAGTAGAGACAGAAGGACCAAGAAACAAAGCCAGAGAGTTTTCAAATGAGGCTGAACTGTATGAATCTCTCGGGCTCGGGTACCTGCAACCTGAACTCCGCGAGGACCGGGGTGAGGTCGAGGCAAGCCTGGAAGGCAGGCTCCCTGTGCTGATAGAGCGGAGAGATATAAAAGGGGATCTTCATGTCCATTCAAGATGGAGTGATGGAAGGAACACTATTGAAGAGCTCGCGTTACATGCAAGAGGGCTTGGCTATGAATATATAGCCATAACGGACCATTCCCCCTCCACTGGGGTCGCTAACGGCCTGTCAGAAGAAAAGTTGCTTGAACACATACGCGAGATAGATGAGATAAATGACAGAATAGACGGTATCAAACTGCTCTCGGGCACTGAGTGCGACATCAGATCCGACGGCAGGCTTGATTACAGCAACGATGTTCTGGAGGGGCTTGATATTGTTGTCGTTGCCGTGCATGCTGGCCTGGAACAGGGCAGAAAAAGCATGACAAAGCGTGTTATTGCTGCACTTGAGAATGAACATGTGGACATACTCGCCCATCCGACCGGGAGAAAGTTTGGGAAGCGTTCAGGATATGATATCGATATGGAAAAGGTCATGCAGGCGGCTTTTGATAATGACAAGGTCCTTGAGATCAATTCTTCACCCTCAAGGCTTGACCTGAATGACATGCATGCAAGGATGGCAAAGGAACTAGGAGTGAAGATAGCCATCAATACGGACACGCATTCAATTGCACACTTTGACAACATCGACTATGGAATCGATGTTGCCCGCAGGGCATGGCTTGAGCCTGCGGATGTCGTGAATACGCGTGGATTAAAAGAGATATGTTCCATGTTACGGATATGA